A DNA window from Trueperaceae bacterium contains the following coding sequences:
- a CDS encoding chorismate synthase, whose translation MLRYLSAGESHGPSLTVLLDGVPAGLELVASDHIDPWLRRRQGGYGRGRRMAIESDRAEFHGGVRSGRTTGAPLAINIENKDWSNWSAIMSSHPGNEPRGRSLTEARPGHADLAGGIKYGHKDLRDVLERASARETASRVAAGAVALRLLEDSGIQGCGRVISLAGISCDDGMDWDALDKLDESPIRSFSDTKEDEIIDRIDKAKVDGDTLGGIIEARFRGVPIGLGSHTQWDRKLDGRLAQAAMSIQAMKGVEIGDGWSNAIRPGSQVHDAIFHNSDGYYRKTNRSGGLEAGITTGEELVIRAAMKPIATLMQPLPTVDVSSRQPADAARERSDTTAVPAASIVLLGMCALVLADSVMEKFGADTITEIQERIATHRSYTRNF comes from the coding sequence ATGCTACGGTATCTTTCTGCAGGGGAATCACATGGCCCGTCTCTGACTGTTCTTCTAGATGGCGTGCCTGCTGGCCTAGAGCTGGTTGCCTCAGATCACATCGACCCTTGGCTCCGTAGGCGTCAAGGGGGTTATGGACGAGGCCGTAGGATGGCCATAGAATCAGATCGGGCAGAGTTCCATGGAGGCGTCCGGTCCGGCCGCACTACTGGTGCACCCTTAGCAATAAATATTGAAAACAAGGATTGGAGCAATTGGAGCGCAATCATGTCTTCGCACCCAGGAAACGAACCTCGGGGTCGTTCTCTGACGGAAGCTCGACCTGGTCACGCTGACTTAGCTGGGGGCATAAAATACGGACATAAAGACTTAAGAGACGTGCTTGAGAGGGCATCGGCTAGAGAAACGGCTAGCAGAGTCGCTGCTGGAGCAGTGGCACTACGCCTCTTAGAAGATTCGGGGATACAGGGATGTGGAAGGGTAATCAGTTTAGCTGGAATTTCATGTGATGATGGAATGGACTGGGATGCGTTAGATAAATTAGACGAGAGCCCAATCCGCAGTTTTTCAGACACTAAGGAAGACGAAATTATTGACCGAATAGATAAAGCTAAGGTTGATGGCGATACACTTGGCGGAATTATAGAAGCCCGTTTTCGGGGTGTGCCGATAGGCCTTGGTAGCCACACTCAATGGGACCGGAAGCTAGATGGAAGATTAGCCCAGGCTGCTATGAGTATCCAAGCCATGAAGGGGGTAGAAATTGGCGACGGTTGGAGTAACGCCATCCGGCCTGGTAGTCAAGTGCATGATGCCATTTTTCATAATTCAGATGGCTACTATCGGAAAACTAATCGTTCTGGAGGGCTAGAGGCTGGAATCACTACAGGCGAAGAGCTGGTGATTCGTGCCGCTATGAAACCGATCGCCACTCTAATGCAACCGCTCCCAACAGTAGACGTTAGCTCTCGACAACCAGCTGACGCAGCTAGAGAACGCTCAGACACTACAGCTGTTCCCGCTGCATCAATTGTTTTACTCGGGATGTGTGCCCTTGTTCTTGCCGATAGTGTTATGGAAAAATTCGGTGCCGACACAATTACGGAAATTCAAGAACGGATAGCNACNCATCGGAGTTATACCCGTAACTTCTAA
- a CDS encoding shikimate kinase (catalyzes the formation of shikimate 3-phosphate from shikimate in aromatic amino acid biosynthesis), with protein sequence MTVPLSQQANNVTWXAXAGFMGTGKSRIGLELSRRLNLTFVDTDRIIEKVSCMTITDIFQIHGEEVFRDYETEVIRRCLKLNKVVVSTGGGVVTRRINRELLSSRGPVIVLSAKPETIFRRTRKHNRPLLDTNNPMSKIRRLLAQRQKAYDDIASITISTDARNSRSVVSEIIQSLARLRSR encoded by the coding sequence ATGACTGTGCCCTTGTCACAACAGGCTAATAACGTTACTTGGNTTGCCNTGGCCGGCTTTATGGGAACNGGGAAAAGCCGTATTGGTTTGGAACTGTCCCGGAGACTCAATTTAACCTTCGTGGACACTGATCGCATAATTGAGAAGGTTAGTTGTATGACTATTACCGATATCTTTCAGATTCACGGCGAAGAAGTATTTCGAGACTATGAAACCGAAGTTATTCGCAGGTGTCTTAAACTAAATAAGGTGGTAGTCTCGACCGGTGGCGGGGTCGTAACGAGAAGGATAAATCGAGAGCTGCTAAGTAGCCGAGGACCGGTCATTGTACTCTCAGCTAAACCGGAAACTATTTTTCGACGTACACGTAAACACAATAGACCGCTATTGGACACTAACAACCCCATGTCAAAAATCCGGCGCCTTCTCGCTCAACGCCAAAAAGCCTATGATGATATTGCTTCAATAACGATTTCGACAGACGCTCGGAACTCTCGCAGTGTGGTTTCCGAGATTATTCAAAGCCTTGCTAGGTTAAGATCGCGCTAA
- the aroB gene encoding 3-dehydroquinate synthase — MKIDIGVQPTYSTWIEAGALDRLPEVVDASNVALITDTDVAQHYLEPSVLRLTNAGKRVSTYVMEAGEKSKTLATFQHLQSFLATENFDRHSAIVALGGGVVGDVAGFVASTFKRGIACYLVPTSLLAMADASIGGKTAVNLPEGKNLIGTFWQPKAVLMDVRLLATLPPSVYRDGAVEVFKHGLIANPKLCRAILAGALDDLEDESTLVKWISASVNVKASIVAEDVHESGKRVLLNLGHTLAHALEAASDHSLSHGEAVAYGLLFSGLLGRNRGWYDPTEYLLDFISWLKPRSIPDLHFSELTPYISRDKKNQGQTQRFILLRAEAEPIVVQNLVKAELEQAWSDLQEVLT; from the coding sequence ATGAAAATCGATATCGGTGTCCAACCAACATACTCGACTTGGATCGAGGCCGGTGCCTTAGATCGCTTACCAGAAGTCGTAGATGCTTCCAATGTAGCTCTCATCACCGATACAGATGTAGCTCAACACTATCTAGAACCATCAGTTTTACGGCTTACCAACGCTGGAAAACGAGTTAGCACCTACGTTATGGAAGCAGGCGAAAAGAGCAAAACTCTTGCTACTTTCCAACATTTACAGAGCTTCCTTGCTACAGAAAACTTTGACCGTCATTCAGCGATAGTAGCCCTGGGAGGCGGAGTTGTTGGGGATGTGGCTGGNTTTGTAGCTTCGACTTTCAAACGGGGTATAGCGTGCTACCTGGTACCAACCTCTCTACTTGCGATGGCTGACGCCAGTATAGGTGGGAAAACCGCCGTAAACCTACCTGAAGGCAAAAATCTCATTGGTACTTTTTGGCAGCCCAAAGCGGTTTTGATGGATGTCCGTTTGTTGGCAACTTTACCTCCTTCAGTTTATAGAGACGGGGCCGTAGAAGTATTTAAACATGGCCTCATAGCGAACCCAAAACTATGTCGGGCTATTCTTGCAGGAGCACTAGATGATTTAGAGGACGAATCAACACTAGTCAAATGGATATCAGCTTCAGTAAACGTAAAGGCAAGCATTGTGGCTGAAGACGTCCATGAATCTGGAAAACGGGTTTTGCTTAACTTAGGCCATACACTAGCACATGCTCTCGAAGCTGCCAGTGATCACAGCCTAAGTCACGGTGAAGCAGTAGCCTACGGGCTACTTTTTTCTGGGCTCCTTGGGCGTAATCGTGGTTGGTATGACCCGACTGAATATCTCTTAGATTTTATAAGCTGGCTAAAGCCTCGTTCCATACCAGACTTACATTTTTCTGAACTAACGCCTTATATTTCTAGAGACAAGAAAAACCAAGGTCAAACACAAAGATTTATTTTATTACGAGCCGAAGCAGAACCGATCGTAGTCCAAAACCTAGTGAAGGCTGAACTCGAGCAGGCTTGGTCGGACCTCCAGGAGGTATTAACATGA
- the aroQ gene encoding type II 3-dehydroquinate dehydratase, which yields MILILNGPNLNLLGTREPEIYGTMTLEDLSGKCQIWGEDIGFNVTSRQSNSEGKLIDWIHQAQTDGFLGVVLNAGGLTHTSVALRDAIAGVTIPIVEVHLSNIHSREVFRHQSTIGGVCLGSIAGFGPTSYQAAILCLGQYLNTSQEAANN from the coding sequence ATGATTCTTATCCTAAACGGCCCTAATCTCAATTTACTAGGTACGCGTGAACCAGAAATTTATGGCACGATGACCCTAGAAGATCTTTCTGGTAAATGCCAGATATGGGGAGAAGATATAGGTTTTAACGTTACTTCCCGACAGAGCAATTCTGAAGGGAAGCTCATAGACTGGATTCATCAGGCTCAGACCGATGGTTTTCTTGGAGTCGTCTTAAACGCGGGGGGATTAACGCACACTTCAGTAGCACTACGAGATGCTATCGCTGGAGTCACGATACCCATAGTTGAAGTTCACCTATCTAACATCCATTCGAGAGAAGTCTTCAGGCATCAGAGCACAATTGGCGGGGTTTGCCTAGGTTCAATTGCTGGGTTCGGACCCACTAGTTACCAGGCTGCTATATTATGCCTGGGTCAATATCTCAACACCAGCCAAGAAGCTGCTAATAATTAA
- the scpB gene encoding SMC-Scp complex subunit ScpB, whose translation MNERALTLAALVTAGRLITREDLASLLGGVVAATRGLXSVRELLAAESLGLEIEEVAGGYRLVVMPTLVPELASILSPPPLPRLSEAALETLALIAYRQPVTRGELEASRGASCHSTTDTLLERELIRVTGRKDVVGRPLLYGTTERFLVEFGLKSIDDLPDVEEGETGFLR comes from the coding sequence ATGAATGAACGTGCGCTAACTTTAGCAGCCCTTGTGACAGCTGGGCGGTTGATCACCCGCGAGGATTTGGCGAGCTTATTGGGTGGGGTAGTTGCAGCGACTCGGGGATTGNATTCTGTTCGAGAGCTCTTGGCCGCAGAATCTCTTGGGCTTGAGATAGAGGAGGTAGCTGGNGGGTACCGCTTGGTTGTAATGCCAACACTAGTTCCTGAACTAGCAAGTATACTCTCTCCTCCGCCACTTCCCCGATTATCAGAAGCTGCTCTTGAGACACTCGCTCTAATAGCCTACCGTCAGCCAGTCACGCGAGGTGAACTTGAAGCTTCTCGGGGGGCTTCTTGTCACTCTACTACTGACACGCTACTAGAGCGAGAACTTATTCGGGTTACTGGTCGAAAAGACGTTGTGGGACGTCCATTGCTTTATGGTACTACTGAAAGGTTTCTTGTAGAATTTGGCCTTAAATCAATTGATGATCTTCCTGATGTAGAAGAGGGTGAAACAGGATTCCTTCGTTAA
- a CDS encoding elongation factor 4 — MKIRNFSIIAHVDHGKSTLADRILDLTQSVEARDRRDQMLDTLDLERERGITIKATPMRLEYTSKAGIAYCFNLIDTPGHVDFSYEVSRALRACEGALLVVDASQGVEAQTIQNAFLAIENGLEILPVINKIDLPNADPQAAIMELEEVVGIPGDRVIKVSAKTGENVENVLEAIVEHLPSPSGDSEGPMRALIFDAFYDSYQGVISFIRLFGGSVKRGDQIFITSTGKKFEVDRVGIFRPDLVVTERLGPGEVGWLTASIKDIGDTQIGDTMTLDSESASAPIPGFQPAKPVVFSGLYPTDSEDYPKLREALEKLSLNDAAFTFDAETSQALGFGFRCGFLGLLHADVVQARLEREYNLGLIATAPAVVYEVRTTDGNVSRIHNPADLPSPDRIEAILEPWVRFSAYLPEDFVGGVMTLLQDRRGQMQDMVYHGKRVELRYLVPFGEILYDFHDRLKSLSRGYASMDYEFVEDRPGDLVKVDILVNEERVDALSVIAHRDKAYYIGRKIVDKMAEVIPRQMFAVPIQASIGGKILARATVRAFRKDVTAKCYGGDITRKRKLLENQKRGKARMKQLGTVEVPQEAFLAVLSPGE, encoded by the coding sequence GTGAAGATACGAAACTTTTCGATTATTGCCCATGTAGATCATGGTAAATCTACGTTAGCAGATAGAATCCTTGATCTTACTCAGAGCGTAGAAGCTCGGGATCGAAGAGATCAGATGTTAGACACNCTAGATCTAGAGCGAGAACGAGGAATAACTATAAAGGCCACTCCGATGCGCTTGGAATACACGAGCAAGGCCGGAATCGCTTACTGCTTTAATTTGATAGATACTCCCGGACATGTTGATTTTAGTTATGAGGTTTCTCGCGCTCTTAGGGCTTGTGAGGGTGCGCTGCTAGTCGTAGATGCTAGTCAAGGAGTTGAGGCGCAAACAATACAGAATGCTTTTCTCGCCATTGAAAACGGTCTAGAAATTCTTCCTGTAATAAATAAGATCGATTTGCCTAATGCTGATCCACAAGCGGCCATCATGGAACTAGAAGAAGTTGTTGGGATACCTGGGGATAGAGTTATCAAGGTGTCTGCCAAAACAGGCGAGAATGTAGAAAATGTTCTGGAAGCCATAGTGGAACATTTACCCTCGCCTTCTGGGGATAGCGAAGGTCCAATGAGAGCCCTAATTTTCGACGCATTTTATGATAGTTATCAGGGAGTAATTTCGTTTATTAGGCTTTTTGGAGGAAGCGTTAAACGAGGAGACCAGATTTTCATTACCAGTACCGGTAAAAAATTCGAGGTAGATCGTGTAGGTATTTTCCGACCAGATCTAGTAGTAACTGAACGATTGGGTCCCGGCGAGGTTGGATGGTTAACCGCCTCCATTAAGGATATTGGAGACACGCAAATTGGTGACACCATGACTCTAGATTCTGAATCTGCGTCTGCGCCGATCCCTGGGTTCCAACCTGCGAAACCGGTTGTATTTAGTGGCTTATACCCAACTGATTCAGAGGATTATCCTAAACTTCGTGAGGCTCTTGAAAAGCTTAGCTTAAACGATGCTGCTTTTACGTTTGATGCTGAGACGAGTCAAGCTCTAGGATTTGGGTTTCGTTGTGGTTTTTTAGGCCTGCTCCATGCTGATGTGGTCCAAGCGAGACTTGAACGAGAATACAATTTAGGACTTATCGCTACTGCTCCGGCTGTCGTTTACGAGGTTCGTACGACTGATGGGAATGTGTCACGAATCCACAACCCTGCAGATCTACCTTCTCCAGACCGGATAGAGGCTATTTTAGAGCCTTGGGTCCGATTCAGCGCCTACCTGCCCGAGGACTTTGTCGGCGGGGTCATGACATTATTGCAGGATCGTCGTGGTCAGATGCAGGATATGGTTTACCACGGAAAACGGGTGGAGCTCAGGTATTTAGTTCCTTTTGGAGAAATCTTATATGATTTCCATGACCGCCTTAAAAGTCTTTCGCGAGGGTATGCAAGCATGGACTATGAATTTGTAGAAGACCGTCCCGGTGATCTTGTTAAAGTTGATATCCTTGTCAATGAGGAACGCGTGGATGCTCTTTCAGTCATAGCTCACCGGGACAAGGCATACTATATTGGGCGGAAAATCGTTGACAAGATGGCCGAGGTAATCCCTAGGCAAATGTTTGCCGTACCAATTCAAGCAAGCATAGGTGGGAAAATCCTGGCAAGGGCTACCGTACGAGCCTTCCGCAAAGACGTGACTGCGAAATGTTACGGTGGGGACATTACCAGAAAAAGAAAGTTGCTTGAGAATCAAAAAAGAGGAAAGGCTAGAATGAAACAATTAGGGACGGTAGAAGTCCCACAGGAGGCCTTTTTGGCAGTCTTGTCGCCAGGAGAATGA
- the tilS gene encoding tRNA lysidine(34) synthetase TilS, with protein MKVSENILAGLKEAGWDGESLVAAVSGGGDSLALAYALVEEGIKPVVAHLDHGFRSQSAKDAEFVATQAGLLGLHFIGDRVDGPKIVAKKGGNDEAIARSLRYSFLMRTLASLGGGLIVVAHTADDQAETVLQQIFRGSAYPIGMQSRRGSIVRPMLNLARKDLRSYLSTIGVCPVEDESNGDLDRTRAWFRHEIIPEIVNRYPSAISRLGNLAQIQQSVRADLWARAEEXLNDNGLSIDSLMRESLALRRQVISNLLGRSGASISFLRINEILAAADRGRARIQLSPRRVLRVESGHLEVIASANQSTFSKEIRVETASQLPAGFPDSFFDRWEDLVIRHRRPGDHVKLSGGRRKLSRWLIDNKVPREDRNSLNVLASGSNILWVQGLGGASGTGFVEPDKGFMERAIELASNAARAGELPVGAVVVINGRIVGEGYNETEQRTDSTAHAEILALQAASKEVGDWRLEGATLYVTLEPCPMCFGACLQSHVQRVVFGATNRREGCLGSVVDLNKLSWKRSLEVEGGMLEEECSDLLIEFFAARR; from the coding sequence ATGAAGGTTTCTGAAAACATCTTGGCTGGGCTTAAAGAAGCAGGTTGGGATGGCGAATCTTTAGTTGCTGCAGTTTCCGGTGGCGGAGATTCTTTAGCGTTAGCCTACGCCTTGGTAGAAGAAGGGATAAAACCCGTGGTTGCCCACCTAGATCATGGTTTTCGAAGTCAATCTGCGAAGGATGCCGAATTCGTTGCGACTCAGGCAGGTCTGCTAGGACTTCACTTTATAGGCGATCGGGTGGATGGGCCTAAAATTGTTGCTAAGAAGGGGGGCAACGATGAAGCTATAGCTCGGTCATTAAGATATTCCTTTTTGATGCGAACCCTTGCGAGTTTAGGGGGTGGGCTTATTGTTGTTGCGCACACTGCTGATGATCAGGCTGAAACAGTATTGCAACAGATCTTTAGAGGATCAGCTTATCCAATTGGGATGCAGAGTAGACGGGGGTCTATTGTTCGTCCGATGTTGAACTTGGCCCGAAAAGACCTCAGAAGTTACCTATCAACTATTGGTGTTTGTCCGGTGGAAGATGAGAGTAACGGTGACTTAGATCGTACTCGGGCGTGGTTCCGACATGAAATTATTCCTGAAATAGTCAACCGTTACCCAAGTGCTATTTCCCGGCTTGGGAATCTAGCTCAAATCCAACAATCGGTTCGGGCGGATTTATGGGCCCGAGCTGAGGAANCCCTAAATGATAATGGCTTGAGTATAGACTCGTTAATGCGTGAAAGCCTAGCCTTACGAAGACAGGTAATTTCTAATTTGCTTGGCAGGTCAGGAGCTTCAATTTCTTTTTTACGCATTAACGAGATACTAGCCGCGGCAGATCGAGGGCGTGCGAGGATACAGCTTTCGCCAAGAAGAGTTTTACGTGTTGAGAGTGGACATCTTGAAGTAATAGCATCTGCGAATCAATCAACTTTTTCTAAAGAAATACGGGTGGAGACCGCGTCGCAACTTCCTGCGGGGTTTCCAGATTCATTTTTTGATAGGTGGGAAGATTTGGTTATTCGTCATAGACGACCTGGTGATCATGTCAAACTTTCTGGGGGAAGACGGAAACTATCAAGGTGGTTAATCGACAATAAGGTCCCACGTGAGGATAGAAATTCTCTAAACGTCCTTGCTTCAGGAAGTAATATCCTTTGGGTCCAAGGGCTTGGTGGTGCTAGCGGAACTGGTTTCGTAGAACCAGACAAGGGATTTATGGAACGAGCTATTGAATTAGCGTCGAATGCAGCGAGGGCGGGTGAGCTTCCTGTCGGGGCGGTTGTTGTGATTAATGGTCGGATTGTTGGTGAGGGCTATAACGAGACCGAACAGAGAACAGATTCCACAGCTCATGCTGAGATTCTTGCTTTGCAGGCGGCTAGCAAGGAAGTTGGTGATTGGCGTTTAGAGGGGGCAACATTATACGTAACGCTTGAGCCGTGCCCCATGTGTTTCGGTGCGTGCTTGCAATCCCATGTTCAGCGAGTTGTATTCGGTGCAACCAATAGAAGAGAGGGATGCCTAGGTAGTGTTGTAGATCTAAATAAACTGTCATGGAAGCGTTCCTTAGAAGTAGAGGGAGGAATGCTGGAAGAGGAGTGCTCTGACTTATTAATTGAATTTTTCGCTGCTAGAAGATGA